From the Aspergillus puulaauensis MK2 DNA, chromosome 1, nearly complete sequence genome, the window AGATACTACAACTGCAAAACTGTATCCGAAAAGAGGATTAGCTGTGACAGCGCATACTGTTTAATTGCTCGAGAGGGGAGCTGATAAGGTAAGGTAAGTTGTAGCCAAGCCCCTCTCTGGGGACACCGATAGGGAGGCTTCCGCCACAccgcctcttccaccgccCGCTTCGGCCTGCATCATCAAGCCGCTGCGGAGCAACCCAACAACTACTCCtcactcctcatcctcctacTTCAGGCGCTTTACCAAAGTCTCTTGTATTTTAGACCCCGTCGCTCCAGGGAGGCTATACTGGGGGTTCTTCATCTATCTCGGCACTTCGAATAACCCCTTTTTACTTTAACTTTGCGCACCTTGTCTGCGCAATGGCGTCACGGAAGAAGGTTATGCTCAAGGTACGCCTTACGTCCTCACCAGTTTCGTCCAATATTTACTAATGCAGTACGCTGTTAGGTTATAATCCTCGGAGACAGCGGTGTCGGTAAAACGAGTTTGATGAACCAATATGTCGGTGGCCCTATATCCTCAAAACCAAAGCCTTGGTTCATCACTCGCTGACGTCGGACTCGGAACTAGGTCAACAAGAAATTCAGTGGAAGCTACAAGGCTACCATCGGCGCTGATTTCTTGACAAAGGAAGTTTTGGTTGATGACCGACTGGTAACAATGCAGGCATGTATCCTATAGAACGGCACTCAAGAACTGGAGCTAACCTGTGATGCATAGATCTGGGATACCGCTGGCCAAGAACGATTCCAGTCGTTAGGCGTCGCATTCTATCGAGGTGCGGACTGTTGTGTTCTTGTATACGATGTGAACAACTCGAAGAGTTTCGAAGCACTTGACAGCTGGCGTGACGAGTTCCTCATCCAGGCCAGTCCGCGTGACCCTGAGAGTTTCCCATTTGTAAGTTGAGAAGCAGTTATTTGTTTTTGTCCGTTATACCTTagctaatttttttttatataataggtTGTTATTGGAAACAAGATCGACATGGAAGAGAGCAAGCGAATGATCTCTTCGAAACGAGCCATGACGTTTTGCCAGTCGAAGGGGAACATCCCATACTTCGAAACAAGTGCAAAGGAAGCTGTCAATGTCGAGCAGGCGTTCGAAGGTAATATCTCTATTGGCATGGTATATTTAATGAACCTAACTGACAACAACTAGTCATCGCTCGAAGCGCTCTAgcccaggaagaagcagaagaataCGGCGGAGACTACACTGATCCGATCAACATCCACGATAATACCGAGCGTGACGGATGCGCCTGTTGATACCCCGATACTGAACTACATGTCATGATTCTTACCTGATGGCCAAGATttgctcctcttctgctgcgCTTGTAGAGAACCATTATTCCATATCGCTGGAAAGCTTGGGGGGATGCAATTCCCATTCATGAGCGTCTATCCTGTATATCCGACCTGGGCGTTCCTTGTGTAACACTTCCGCGTCTTTCTTCCCGTGCTGGTTCGCATCAAGATATCTTTCTGTTTTGGCTGTTTATTGCTCTTGATGCGCTGCTTTATAATTATGATTTTCTAGGAGTCT encodes:
- the rab7 gene encoding Rab family GTPase YPT7 (COG:U;~EggNog:ENOG410PFIM;~InterPro:IPR005225,IPR001806,IPR027417;~PFAM:PF04670,PF00025,PF08477,PF00071,PF01926;~go_function: GO:0003924 - GTPase activity [Evidence IEA];~go_function: GO:0005525 - GTP binding [Evidence IEA]) produces the protein MASRKKVMLKVIILGDSGVGKTSLMNQYVNKKFSGSYKATIGADFLTKEVLVDDRLVTMQIWDTAGQERFQSLGVAFYRGADCCVLVYDVNNSKSFEALDSWRDEFLIQASPRDPESFPFVVIGNKIDMEESKRMISSKRAMTFCQSKGNIPYFETSAKEAVNVEQAFEVIARSALAQEEAEEYGGDYTDPINIHDNTERDGCAC